The nucleotide sequence ACATTatatgaattggttttggaaatactcattttgtatgGTTGTGAAaattgcatcatcattctcatgtcatcatacatatcatttcacttgtttgttttattgctttatacttacttgttgtcatgtatatgtacttgatttgtgtcttatatTATGTATGTGCTTTGTAAATATTAAAAGCACTGGAAATGCTAGAAATATGGAGGTTGTGTGCCAACCCTAAGGCTGTGTGTCAACCCcaaggttgtgtgccaacctCATGCATCCTTAtcatcctcctcctcctcctcctcatcatcatcatcactatcatcgtcatatacattgcacttattttattgtgtttatgttatgCTTGTATTACTATATTGACtcgttatttatttatttgttctatatcttgacttgttaatgtctaattattctattttactttatttgtactcgatgatattgattatacatGCTCCTCTTTTGTTCTAATTGTATGTGATATTATGTGTATTTGTATCCCTCtctggtgtgttgttgtattattatgTATGGATATTATAGAgctgttagtgcaagcagtgtgggctaccgttgtggggcattttctgattgcaggtgacatgctcttagtgtatattttggatgttttatttactactttgcttggtcgtcctatgatacctactgagtataagtggatcgtactcacacCTACTGCGCTCTTTTGGTGTAGGTCCTAGATCGAGTGCATCTTAGATTGGGTAATTTTGAGCGCCTTCAGATTTACtaaaggtagtggttggacattcatgcatctgTATTTCACCTCTATTTTTCCATAGTAGTTATTCCTTTATTTATATTTGAAGACAGATGTTGACCTTGTCTGGGTATTTCTGATTTATTTGGCACAtggttgtattagtagttcttatactgttgacaccagTTTTTGGGAGTTATGTCTTCTATATTTATCATACTTGTGTGGCttaactttgttctagaagccttaccttaggatatttttgtcttttgccttttgcatatcagtttgggtgataatCTTGCTTGTCAAAGTACGCCCCGACAAGTGCACacatgacccttgatttttgggtcatgacaaattagtatcagagtagAAAGGTTTCATTGGTGTCAACGGTATAACAAtgaaatgtctaatagagtctcacggaTCAGTACGTAGACGTCTGCATCTATGTTCGAGAGTTTATAGAATGTCTTTAGAaaacttcccttattttattctttgCCACACGATGgtctttcatatcttgtgttctaatttatgtttcactctttcttcAAAGATGGTGTTGACTAGATCTCGCAAGGTCAGTAATGGAAAGCTTGCTTTTGGAGAGAGAATTCAGTGAGAAGGAGAGCCACGCATAGTGGAGGACTCGAGGAAGGGGATGGGCCTGTGGTTCAGCCCCATCTAGGAGGAGTGCTAGGAGACTCTTCCTTGAGCATCGTGTTGAGTAGGTTGGAGGAGTGAATTTTTCTCCAGTCTTCAGAGTTTGTCTGCCCCAGTTTTTGAGGGGTTATTGGTACTTTTATTGACATGTTTAGAGGGTTCTCCTTGCGTTATGCCGGGTATTCCTCGAGTTCAAAGTGTGGATCCTCCTAGTGCACCTGCTTCTATTTTGGGTAGCTCTCAGACCCCGAGTCCTATTCCTATTTCAACACCAACATCTAATAATGGTGTTTTGAGATTGAGAGTTCAGCCTATGTCTATGTTACCTCCTTAGATAGGCTCTCAGCTTGGTAAATTCAGCATGCCACTACTTGTTGCATGTACTATGATATTTTCTGaagatcaaaagaggtttgaaagatttactcatttgggttCTCCTAGGTTCAGTGATGCTATGGACGAGGATGTCTATGATTGTATGATTGATTGCTGAGAGAAGTTGCATAATTTAGGTTCGTTGGAGTCGTATGAGGTTGCTTACACTACCTATTAGTTGATAGATACAGCTAGAGATGTGGAGATTGATTGTTGGTTGTAGACCTATAGAGATGTGGAGGTTGATTATTGGTTTTAGACCTATTTATGCTCTTGAGATATTGTGGGATCAGTTTACCGAtgcctttctagagagatttgtgtCTTACAACCTACGAGATTGGATGCGTGATGAGTTTGACCACCTGGAGTAGGGATCCATGACTGTAGAAGAGTATGAGGCATGTGCCcatgccttgtccagatattcCTATGCTAGTATTTCCATCGAGTCTAAAAAGATTcgaaagtttgtgaagggttggaATGTCTTCCTTCAGTTGTTTACATCATATATGGTTGTATTAGTGCACTTTTTTAGAATATTGTAGATCAGgctaagatgactgagggtaTTCTTTGGGCATATCAGGGAGGTGCCAAGAAGGTATaccattttggtgagttcagaggtCGATCTTCTCATGAAAGAGATTTCAAAGGTCTAATGGATATCAaggtaggccagtgcaggtgatAAGTGTCAAATTTTCCACTCATCTATATCCAAATTCATGCACACTCTGCTGAAATTATTGTATATATGAGGTAAATTCTTTATTGAAGTACATTAAATCCCATGGTTTGTATGTTTGCAGGTAAATGGATGAAAAGGAGTGAACTTGAGTCAAAGGGGAAAGAATACACAAGCTAAAAATCTGGACTAGGGATCGACCCTTAGGTACCATGATTACGAGGGGATCACCGCAGTCACATGAGTCTCGAACGTGGTCAACCAAGAGTAATCACAATGGAGTGGAAATTTTCCAAGGGCAAAATTGTAAATTCATGGAGATGAATCCCAAAACTCAAAAGCATAAACGCTTGCACAATTAGGATATCTTGCAACTAATTTTCAAGTTTTGAGTAGAGAAAAACATTCCAATTTCGGGAAAGAACAATTGTAGTAAATTCTCAAGAGATTTTAGTTGTAATTCGAAATTGAAGTTTGGATTATTCTTGCTGGATTCATTGAATGTCAAAATGGGTATATTTCTTTTCTCCAATTTTAAGAGTATCTaaaattcttttcttttgggttatATGAAATTAGGTGGTTAACTTTGTGTCGGTGTTAATTGTTAGTCCAAATAATTAGTTAAGGAGGTTGGATTTTGCTATTACTCTAGGTTTGACTTGAGAATTATgggtgaaacccccaattgacttGGATCTCATATCATACTTGAAAGGGGGATATAGGTGATGAGTAATAGTAGACTACACTTTAATTTAGCTTCTCTCATGGCAtgatcttagaaatagggatgttgtGTGGGAGTGTTATGTTCATAAGAATTATCTTAGAATAAGGATGCAAGTATGAGGTTATGGGTTGATGAATTTGTTATGCtcatgaggtatttgaaagaatctatgagtgaaatttggtgttttgttgaaagactaacactaataccataaacctagcctacccaaaCCCTTAACTAAAACTTAGACTAACCTTTGATTACCTATACATAAGAGACACCTAAGGTACAATAATCCCAAgatttttcttaatttgatttacTAATCACTTGTTAAATTCCTTATTAGTGCTAGTGTGTAGTTTTGCGTAACAAAGATTTACACCCCCAACCTTACTTTAATGTTTAGTTTTAGTTGCGTAGTATGGGTTAACTCCTAGTTAACTCTCAATACTCAAAAGATGTTAAAAATAAGCTTGCACTCCTTGTGGATACGACCCAGACTCTTGTTGGGTTTATATTAATGATGACCGCCTTGCATCATAACaatggtgtaagttgagcgttatccaAAATGGCACCATTGCAGGGGAGTGAATCTTAGTTTTCTCTTTTGTGGTGTTGTTAGTGCACGTGGGTTACTTatagtgctttttttttttaccttgtttgtttcttttgttttgttaggTGATTTTCATAGTAATTAGGACACCATAAGCCACAATGGGAACAATGAAGACTCATTTGATGGACACCTCAAGGATGAGGATCATCTTCATGATACGGGGCGTGCGAGTGCAATCCGCATCCCACTAACCAAGGGAAATAGAGTTCTCCATGTCACTAGTGTAATGCTCCATATGTTACAAATGAAAGGTCTACACGGGGGGTCAAGCACACGAAGATGTCAACTTGCATTTGAGAAACTTCATTGAGGTGCGTGATCTGTTTGATATTGCTCATATCACTGAAGAGTCCATTCGGTTGAGGCTTTTTCCATTTTCCCTAATAGGTGaagtgattttgtggttaagatCTCTACCCTCTGAGTCTATTACTTCTTGGGTCGAAGTTTTGGAGGCCTTTTTGGATAGATATTTTCCTCTGTATAGAATACTTCAACTAAGGGACAAGATCACAAATTTTCTTCAACTTAGTGGTGAGCCCTTACATGAGGTATGGCAAAGGTTTAATGACAAGCTCATACAATGCCCGAACCATGAAGTGCCAGAGAAGATTcttctccaaatattttatagGGTATTAGATCAACTCAGCAAGACGGTGGTGGACAATGTATCGGGTGGTTCTCTTGTGAAGTTGTCCTACACTTGAGCAAGTCACTAAGAAAAATTGGGGATGGCATACTAGGAATTCTGAAGTAACCATAGGGTCCCCCACCGCATCTTATGTTAACAAAGAGCaaagaaaaaatgatgaagaaaggGATAAAAATATGGCCAAGGTGATAACCCAATTGGAGTTCCTCACTAAATACGTAATGGGAGAACCAACAAAAGCTATCAATGACGTGGCCTCTCAAGGTGCCAAAGGTTATGATGAGGATGAATCTAAGGTACTCGATGAATAATAAGGATGTTGGCAAATTATACAGGGTTTTCTGCtccgcctatcaaaggcaaggcaGGAATCAAGGTAGGAATAATCCAGACTGAGATCATGATTAGCGTGatagagaaaaagatagagaTCATGATTGTAGGGACAAGAAGTGAGGTTATCATAGATATGTTCCCCCTCATGATCGTGTTAAGGATAAAGAATCAAGCTCGGTGgatccaaaaaaattcaaaaccaaagatGATCTTACTCAAATTTTGATGCATGTTAAAGGGACCGACAAAATGTTAAAGGAGATAAAGAGTGACTTTTATCAACTTAACCAAATGGTTACTTCACATTCGGTTTCCATCAAGCATTTGGATACACCAGTGGGACTAATTTCTACCCAACTAAATGCTAGGCCAAAAGGGGGCCTACCTAATGACACGGTGGTAAATCCTAAGTGATGGCAATTGTTACTAGAAGTTGTAAAAATCTTGGCGAGCATATGATCGAGGTTAAGGAAAAGTCTCTTGATAATCAAATGAATGCAAAGATAAAGCGGTACAAAATTCCAAGTGATGTTCTTCAAAGTCTTTTGAAGTAGGGGTTGAAGAACCAAGGGTAGTTGAAAACAATGATGATAGGGAGGAAACTCCTAAAGTGATTGATGGTTAAAAAATAATGGGGGATGAGCCTCAAAGTGTACCATTTCCCCCAGTGAAAATTCCTCTCCTTTTTCCACAAAGATTAAAGAAGAAGAACGATAATGAAAAGTTTAAGAAGTTTATAGCAAAGCTTAGCAACCTCTCAATCAACATCCCATTATTGGAGACTCTTCATGAAATTTTGGGGTATGCTAAGTTGATGATGAACTTGATGTCGAAGAATAGGCTTGTGGATGGTGAGACTATTGAAGTGACCCATAGTTGTAGTTCCATTATGTCCAATGCCATGGCTAAAAATAAGGAAGACCTGGGTGCTTTTACAATCCGTTGCTCCATTGAGACCCACAAATTTGacaaggcattatgtgatcttgGAACTAGCGTAAATTTAATGTTATATGTGGTGTATCAAGGGATAGGGTTGGGTGCTCCTACACTGACCACCATGAGATTATTGATGGCGGATTGCTAGATCAAGAAATTGGTTGGAGTGTTATACGATGTATTGGTAATAGTTGATAGATTCATTCTCCCAACGGACTTTGTTGTCCTTGATTGTGAAATCAACCATGAAATACCCATAATTGTTGGGAGACCTTTCTTGGCAATCGAAAGGGATCTAGCGGTTATGGAGCATAGAGAATTAATATTTCGAGTGTATAGTGATGGAGTCTTATTCCGGGTATGCAAAGACGAGAAATAACCAAGCGGGTTATAAATGGTCTTGGTTATTGCTGTTAGTGATAAAGGAGAGGAGGTTGGCTTATATCAACTCAAGAACCCAACTTGAAGATTGAACAACATTGTGCCACGATGCTAAATTAGGCAttggatgggaggcaacccatcgaTGCCACGAAAGTGGCccatattatttaaattttgattgttatagTAGTTTTCAAGTTGGTTTTGATTAATCCATAAAATTATGGTACTATAAAGTGTGTTTGAGAAATAGAGTAATGGGAATTATTGTGGAATAGAGTGAAAAGCCGAATAGCTAAAATAGGGGACCTGAATCAAGCCTTGGTTACTATGATTTCCATCACCGTGTGATCGCAATCACGTTTACCATGTCATCACAATCACAGTACTTTGGCCGCAATCACGGTCCAATCAGTTTTTAAATATGAACAATCACCCCAAATGATTTCCCCCACACTTTCTTTCAAATTACTCATAGTTGCACCCATTTTTACTTGTGTTAAGAGCATCCAAAATTTCATAGCATCCCCTCTGCATCTCTATGTCTGGTATGTTACCTAATTCTCCTATTGTATGCATATTTATGGGGCCTAGAATACATGTTTAGGGAAATGGCCTAAAATTGTGGTTTGTATGCTTAATCTTGAGATTAATTGAGCTTGTTTGGTGTGTTGTCTATTGTTATTGGTGTGTGCATTGTTGGAGAAGTCTGGAGTACCAAAAATTGTTTAAAATTGATAGTAATAGaatgtgcacaccaagtgttcgACGAAATGCCCGAATGAGTTGCTTGATAGTTTTTCTAAGTTTTATAGGCATTATTGAGTGTTTAGAAATTGTGTTTCTTATTCTTAGTGTCATTTATTGGTTATGAACACAAATTGGTATAGAAAATTAAAGTCTTGGTCATAATCATTTTAGTCCAACAGCCTCAGGTACCACGATCGTGGTcaccctattatgatctcagaaTCATGATTGTCTTCTAGTGACCCTCGATCGTGGCATCTGAGAGCTGAATATCAACTAGGACCAAAATCTTGAATTCTCATTTTTAGCCTAATTTTGACCAAGGAACCATCTCTCAAGCTTAACTAAGTCACATAGCATAGTTTTCACACGATGATATTATTTGCTAATGCTTTGTATTTCTGTTATATCATCAAAAAGAACAATGACATACTATGATCAAACTCGCTTCATGTCCCCTGAGTTCCAAACTCTGTACTATGAAGACCTCCCTAAGATAAAGATATTCCCAGAGTGAGGCATATATTTGGACAAGGTATTGGAGAAGCTCTCAGCCTTTCATGACAGATTGGTGGCCACTGGGTGGAGTTATTTTGCCTCGAATCCATGCTGGGAAAATGAACATTGGCTTATAGAGTTCTACACAAACCTCAACGTAGTATCTTTCTCTAACCTAGTTATAAGAATTTAGGGAAAAGAAGTCCACTTTGGCACCGAGTAGATCAACGACATAAAGTCCTGTGGGATGCTGACATGACACAGTTTGAGGCAAAGGGTTATGGACCGGGGAGATGGCTAGTTGAGAACTTGTGTCCTGGAAGAGAGGTCCCGTGGGTTGCTATGGAGATGGGAATATCATtgcatgatttcatggctgaggCTCGGATCTGGTTAGCTATCATTTGTAGTTGGGTTTCCCAATGCACTAACATGGCCTATGTCCCGGATATGTGATCTAGGATGGTCGCGTGCACTTTGGATAACATTTTTTTAAATGTTAGGTATATTGTTTTGTTAGACATGAGGCATTTCAAGAACAGAGGTGTCTCcctattcatattttctttcttgATCACAAAACTGAGCATGAGATTTGGCGTTAAGGAGTACCCTAGAGACACTTGGATATGCCCAAAGAACCCCATTTACCCTTTTAAGATTTGGGGTGAGGGCAGACTTGGatagagaaaaaagaggaaaatcgaCTTGGGCAAGTTGATATATGATGACATGGACTCTTGCAGGCCATCCACAGT is from Capsicum annuum cultivar UCD-10X-F1 chromosome 5, UCD10Xv1.1, whole genome shotgun sequence and encodes:
- the LOC107871969 gene encoding uncharacterized protein LOC107871969 produces the protein MGDEPQSVPFPPVKIPLLFPQRLKKKNDNEKFKKFIAKLSNLSINIPLLETLHEILGYAKLMMNLMSKNRLVDGETIEVTHSCSSIMSNAMAKNKEDLGAFTIRCSIETHKFDKALCDLGTSVNLMLYVVYQGIGLGAPTLTTMRLLMADC